In Streptomyces sp. 840.1, one DNA window encodes the following:
- a CDS encoding RNB domain-containing ribonuclease has protein sequence MTGAAGTPLRAALRGLRTELALPDGFPPDVLAEAAEAARNPAVDGHEDATQLPFLTIDPPTSTDLDQAMHLERRPHGYRVHYAIADVAAFVRPGGALDTEAHRRVTTLYFPDGKVPLHPTSLSEGAASLLPGRTRPAVLWEIDLDAEGRAVATRVRRALVRSRAKLDYAGVQQRIDAGTAEESLALLRDIGTLREEQEVARGGISLNVPEQEIVERDGGYGLEYRAPLPADGWNAQISLLTGMAAAHLMTETGTGILRTLPVAPDGAVARLRRSAEALHIDWPHHVPYARLVRSLDPRITSHAAFLQDCTTLLRGAGYTVFEHGELPTPAVHAAVADLYTHCTAPLRRLVDRYAAELCVAAAADREPPEWALAALPALPKEMADGTRRANTVERDCVDLVEAALLKDRIGAVFDAYVVDVKEQDPTTGTVHIDDPAIVARIEGGSTSLPLGERLRVRLTQADPGSSKVLFAPA, from the coding sequence ATGACCGGCGCAGCCGGCACCCCGCTGCGGGCGGCCCTGCGCGGGCTGCGCACCGAGCTCGCACTCCCCGACGGCTTCCCGCCCGACGTGCTCGCCGAAGCGGCCGAGGCCGCACGGAACCCGGCGGTCGACGGGCACGAGGACGCCACGCAGCTGCCGTTCCTCACCATCGACCCGCCCACCTCCACCGACCTCGACCAGGCGATGCACCTGGAGCGCCGCCCCCACGGCTACCGCGTGCACTACGCCATCGCCGACGTCGCCGCGTTCGTCCGCCCCGGCGGCGCCCTCGACACCGAGGCCCACCGGCGGGTGACCACGCTCTACTTCCCCGACGGCAAGGTGCCGCTGCACCCCACCTCGCTCTCCGAGGGCGCCGCCAGCCTCCTCCCCGGCCGGACCCGCCCCGCCGTGCTGTGGGAGATCGACCTCGACGCCGAGGGCCGCGCCGTCGCCACCCGGGTGCGCCGGGCGCTCGTACGCAGCCGCGCCAAGCTCGACTACGCGGGCGTGCAGCAGCGGATCGACGCGGGCACGGCCGAGGAGTCCCTCGCGCTGCTCAGGGACATCGGCACCCTCCGTGAGGAACAGGAGGTCGCCCGGGGCGGCATCTCCCTCAACGTGCCCGAGCAGGAGATCGTCGAGCGCGACGGCGGCTACGGCCTCGAATACCGGGCCCCACTGCCCGCCGACGGCTGGAACGCCCAGATCTCCCTGCTCACCGGCATGGCCGCGGCCCACCTGATGACCGAGACCGGAACCGGCATCCTGCGCACCCTGCCGGTCGCCCCGGACGGCGCCGTCGCCCGCCTCCGCCGCTCGGCCGAGGCCCTGCACATCGACTGGCCGCACCACGTCCCGTACGCCCGGCTCGTCCGCTCGCTCGACCCGCGCATCACCAGCCACGCCGCCTTCCTCCAGGACTGCACCACGCTGCTGCGCGGCGCCGGGTACACCGTCTTCGAGCACGGCGAACTGCCCACCCCCGCCGTGCACGCCGCCGTCGCCGACCTGTACACGCACTGCACCGCGCCGCTGCGCCGCCTCGTCGACCGGTACGCGGCCGAACTGTGCGTGGCAGCGGCCGCGGACCGCGAGCCGCCCGAATGGGCCCTGGCCGCGCTGCCCGCCCTGCCCAAGGAGATGGCGGACGGGACCCGGCGGGCCAACACGGTGGAGCGCGACTGCGTGGATCTGGTGGAGGCCGCCCTGCTCAAGGACCGGATCGGCGCCGTCTTCGACGCCTACGTGGTGGACGTGAAGGAGCAGGACCCGACCACCGGCACCGTCCACATCGACGACCCGGCGATCGTCGCCCGCATCGAGGGCGGCAGCACCTCGCTCCCGCTCGGGGAACGGCTGCGGGTCCGGCTCACGCAGGCGGACCCTGGCTCGTCGAAGGTGCTGTTCGCGCCCGCGTGA
- a CDS encoding MerR family transcriptional regulator has protein sequence MRIGEIAALVGLTPRAVRHYHQIGLLAEPACRANGYRVYTVRDAVLLARIRRLSELGLGLDEVAEVLAGDAGRPLGDVLRELDDDLARQEREIRERRLRLTRLMEGPATGAGPVSPALAALLAAGPVTDSPAAAKDREHLELLDSAVGDSGVFTALRTLAGDPAVLALYEELDALDAAPVDDPRIGPLADRMIALLPDEVLAAIPGDGPVVTGFGEALLADYPAAQAEVVRRVMVALEERMKGRPKR, from the coding sequence ATGCGCATCGGAGAGATCGCCGCGCTCGTCGGGCTCACCCCCAGGGCCGTGCGGCACTACCACCAGATCGGCCTGCTGGCCGAGCCCGCCTGCCGGGCCAACGGCTACCGCGTCTACACCGTGCGCGACGCCGTGCTCCTGGCCCGGATCCGGCGGCTCAGCGAGCTGGGGCTCGGCCTGGACGAGGTGGCGGAGGTGCTCGCCGGTGACGCCGGGCGGCCGCTCGGGGACGTACTGCGTGAGCTGGACGACGATCTGGCGCGGCAGGAACGGGAGATCCGGGAGCGGCGGCTGCGGCTGACGCGGCTGATGGAGGGGCCCGCGACCGGGGCCGGGCCCGTGTCGCCCGCGCTGGCCGCGCTGCTGGCCGCCGGTCCGGTCACCGACTCACCGGCCGCCGCGAAGGACCGGGAGCATCTGGAGCTGCTGGACTCGGCCGTCGGCGACAGCGGGGTCTTCACCGCGCTGCGCACCCTGGCCGGCGATCCGGCGGTGCTCGCGCTGTACGAGGAACTGGACGCGCTCGACGCGGCCCCCGTGGACGATCCGCGCATCGGGCCGCTGGCCGACCGGATGATCGCGCTCCTGCCGGACGAGGTGCTGGCGGCGATCCCCGGCGACGGGCCGGTGGTGACGGGGTTCGGCGAGGCCCTGCTGGCGGACTACCCGGCCGCGCAGGCCGAGGTGGTGCGCCGGGTGATGGTGGCGCTGGAGGAGCGGATGAAGGGGAGGCCGAAGCGATGA
- a CDS encoding TetR/AcrR family transcriptional regulator, giving the protein MTDLAAPTVTDRAREILAAARVLLEREGPEALTMRRLAARVGITAPSLYKHFPDKSSVVNALAGVMLRETAEALEAAESAAPGSFPALADAYRTHALAHPHLYRLTTGRPLPQDLEERAAAPLFRALAGDADRARAAWAFAHGMVTMELNGRFPAGEVAAAWTAGITAFAPGRL; this is encoded by the coding sequence ATGACCGATCTCGCGGCCCCGACCGTCACCGACCGCGCCCGTGAGATCCTCGCCGCCGCGCGCGTGCTCCTGGAGCGGGAGGGCCCGGAGGCGCTCACCATGCGCCGCCTCGCCGCCCGTGTGGGTATCACGGCGCCCTCGCTCTACAAGCACTTCCCGGACAAGTCCTCGGTGGTGAACGCCCTGGCCGGGGTGATGCTGCGGGAGACGGCCGAGGCCCTCGAAGCGGCCGAGTCCGCCGCCCCGGGCTCCTTCCCGGCCCTCGCCGACGCCTACCGCACCCACGCCCTGGCCCACCCCCACCTCTACCGCCTCACCACCGGCCGCCCCCTCCCGCAGGACCTGGAGGAGCGCGCCGCGGCTCCGCTGTTCCGGGCCCTGGCGGGCGACGCCGACCGCGCCCGCGCGGCCTGGGCCTTCGCCCACGGCATGGTGACGATGGAACTGAACGGCCGCTTCCCCGCAGGCGAGGTGGCCGCGGCATGGACGGCGGGGATCACGGCCTTCGCCCCGGGCCGCCTCTGA
- a CDS encoding Uma2 family endonuclease — protein MPHEPLSQAEVLLEGFLALDTPEGFRAELIEGEIVVTPPPDGDHEDYIGLILEQVITRSRTKMQFSGNKGLKLRSGGGCPKNHAIPDGTFAPTELRLYRGADPWMPCEGVALVVEVTSSKPAADRTGKRHCYARGPVPLYLLVDREESSVTLFSDPQGDDYRQHCTVPFGKSIRLPAPFTLDLETDSFI, from the coding sequence ATGCCGCACGAACCGCTCTCGCAGGCGGAAGTCCTGCTTGAGGGCTTCCTGGCGCTGGATACGCCGGAGGGCTTCCGGGCCGAGCTGATCGAGGGGGAAATTGTCGTGACGCCGCCGCCGGACGGGGATCATGAGGACTACATCGGCCTGATTCTTGAGCAGGTGATCACCCGTTCCCGAACCAAGATGCAGTTCTCCGGGAACAAGGGCCTGAAGCTGCGCAGCGGTGGCGGGTGCCCCAAGAACCACGCCATCCCCGACGGCACTTTCGCGCCCACCGAACTGCGTCTGTACCGGGGCGCGGACCCGTGGATGCCCTGCGAGGGGGTGGCCCTGGTCGTCGAGGTCACCTCGTCCAAACCTGCGGCCGACCGCACCGGCAAGCGCCACTGCTATGCCCGGGGCCCCGTTCCCCTCTACCTCCTGGTCGATCGCGAAGAGTCCTCGGTGACCCTGTTCAGCGACCCGCAGGGGGACGACTACCGCCAGCACTGCACGGTTCCGTTCGGGAAGTCGATCCGTCTCCCGGCGCCGTTCACGCTCGATCTGGAGACCGACTCGTTCATCTGA
- a CDS encoding M48 family metalloprotease, whose amino-acid sequence MAAAPGPGARPRIDERVLGAGTGPRFVTLLLLMLTTGGAMILAVFQVLAHGDQDGCSLAAGVDLSDGSYWNPSLSTSGQMTAARFCLSLWAPAPPWWQIAGWPLVLMVAAGLLFAVLPRWKARQSRVVPLDAVDQSGELGSLIRELCAVAGVSPMPRFVVDPAATSVGAVVFGRTRRPVVCLHGGLLVVRRSDPERFRAVLLHELAHIANRDVTLTYLTVALWRVFLGLVLLPYLLCLGYVVYSVVAGGGVPRMGRPAVSVLVMVAQLYLARSDALRSREIYADLTAVRWGADPHGWSVTAPTPGGPVRRALDSFTELWRTHPQWGLRRGALADPAPLFRTAALPILLIGTVPALAVPQVLQQIAQYRVNFTNNLMTVLVIVPGALVTGVVVVALWRAVVYAVLTGTRVPSGAWVGGCLGAGMSAGLVLSGFGAGWAWLPQRPPVLLVPVAAGAAFGWWVTQCARLWTGAARGRTLRPALASCVAAASLAMMSWLTWWMFAGAANLNRPAPSAGMEARAILAWLPSGAPAGDLSTIPGLAVVQPQLDSIAETPMGALAVTVLWVVPLFAWASRPAAGASRWVPGRTDGPEAPAASLRKVLRPGLLGGALACLAVAGVQAYLHTEQPVPAGRGGLYAYRYLALLLSALCLPAAVAAAVASTADRRYRLLGALIAAQTTALLGLAAMTLLVSVDGCIAPLDVLSDSCAWRPAWRRPLFPFDFVLNNALVLSALAALLIALVTTSAATLPLPRRRRRPAAPAPGPAPAWGRRARTAVALLCAVALAGTATQGAVGRYRLGFTTNELTTQRRLVQYWGLPEPHLSDAVRVRQIRAWYRLSGDELINLAVSYDRQLSVVIRAAEATGEPWPALNRTVLPVCTSWGRAAWFETVWFRIPADPLLRADWHRMVVWADTGNRGCTQALAAHDNNALRKALLGLRSAARCAESVNTGIDRVLRAGGYPGTSRRAATGRTVVCDHPPAAEP is encoded by the coding sequence ATGGCCGCCGCACCCGGGCCGGGTGCGCGGCCCCGGATCGACGAGAGGGTCCTCGGCGCGGGAACGGGACCCCGCTTCGTCACCCTGCTGCTTCTGATGCTGACCACGGGCGGCGCCATGATCCTGGCGGTGTTCCAGGTCCTGGCCCACGGGGACCAGGACGGATGCAGCCTCGCCGCAGGTGTGGACCTCAGCGACGGCAGCTACTGGAACCCATCGCTCAGCACCTCCGGCCAGATGACCGCCGCCCGCTTCTGCCTGTCCCTCTGGGCGCCCGCACCGCCCTGGTGGCAGATCGCGGGCTGGCCCCTGGTGCTGATGGTCGCGGCCGGGCTGCTCTTCGCCGTACTGCCCAGGTGGAAGGCCCGGCAGAGCCGTGTCGTCCCGCTGGATGCGGTCGATCAGAGCGGTGAACTCGGGTCTCTGATACGTGAGTTGTGCGCCGTCGCGGGGGTGTCGCCGATGCCCCGGTTCGTGGTCGATCCCGCCGCCACCTCGGTCGGCGCGGTGGTCTTCGGACGTACTCGCCGGCCGGTCGTCTGCCTGCACGGCGGCCTGCTCGTCGTCCGGCGCAGCGATCCCGAACGGTTCCGGGCGGTGCTGCTGCACGAGCTCGCCCACATCGCCAACCGTGACGTCACCCTGACCTACCTCACGGTCGCCCTGTGGCGGGTCTTCCTCGGGCTGGTGCTGCTGCCGTACCTGCTCTGCCTCGGCTACGTGGTCTACAGCGTGGTGGCGGGCGGCGGCGTGCCGAGGATGGGCCGGCCGGCGGTTTCGGTCCTGGTCATGGTCGCGCAGCTGTACCTCGCCCGCTCCGACGCGCTGCGGAGCCGGGAGATCTACGCCGACCTGACCGCGGTGCGCTGGGGCGCGGACCCGCACGGCTGGTCCGTCACCGCTCCGACGCCCGGGGGCCCGGTGCGCCGCGCCCTCGACTCGTTCACCGAACTGTGGCGTACGCATCCGCAATGGGGCCTGCGCCGGGGCGCGCTGGCCGATCCCGCACCGCTGTTCCGCACCGCGGCCCTGCCGATCCTCCTCATCGGTACGGTGCCCGCCCTGGCCGTGCCGCAGGTGCTCCAGCAGATCGCCCAGTACCGCGTCAACTTCACCAACAACCTGATGACGGTCCTGGTGATCGTGCCCGGCGCGCTGGTGACGGGGGTGGTCGTGGTCGCCCTGTGGCGGGCGGTGGTCTACGCCGTGCTGACCGGTACCCGAGTGCCCTCCGGGGCCTGGGTCGGGGGGTGCCTGGGCGCCGGGATGTCGGCGGGCCTGGTCCTGAGCGGCTTCGGCGCGGGCTGGGCCTGGCTGCCGCAGCGCCCGCCGGTCCTGCTCGTCCCGGTGGCGGCGGGGGCGGCCTTCGGCTGGTGGGTGACCCAGTGCGCGCGTCTGTGGACCGGCGCGGCGAGGGGCCGCACCCTGCGTCCCGCGCTCGCGTCCTGCGTGGCGGCCGCCTCCCTCGCCATGATGTCGTGGCTCACGTGGTGGATGTTCGCCGGTGCCGCGAACCTGAACCGGCCCGCACCGAGCGCCGGGATGGAGGCGCGGGCGATCCTGGCATGGCTGCCCTCCGGGGCGCCGGCCGGGGACCTGAGCACGATCCCCGGCCTCGCCGTGGTCCAGCCGCAGCTGGACAGCATCGCCGAGACACCGATGGGCGCCCTCGCGGTCACCGTGCTGTGGGTGGTTCCGCTGTTCGCCTGGGCGAGCCGTCCGGCGGCCGGCGCGTCCCGCTGGGTGCCCGGCCGGACGGATGGCCCGGAAGCGCCCGCGGCCTCGCTGCGCAAGGTCCTGCGGCCCGGACTGCTGGGCGGTGCGCTGGCCTGCCTTGCCGTGGCCGGCGTCCAGGCCTACCTGCACACCGAGCAGCCGGTGCCGGCCGGGCGGGGCGGGCTCTACGCCTACCGCTACCTGGCCCTCCTGCTGTCGGCGCTCTGCCTGCCCGCAGCCGTGGCCGCGGCGGTGGCGAGCACCGCGGACCGCCGCTACCGGCTGCTGGGCGCACTGATCGCCGCCCAGACGACGGCCCTGCTGGGTCTCGCCGCCATGACCCTCCTCGTGTCGGTGGACGGCTGCATCGCCCCCCTCGACGTCCTCTCGGACAGCTGCGCCTGGCGGCCGGCCTGGCGCAGGCCGCTGTTCCCGTTCGACTTCGTGCTGAACAACGCCCTGGTCCTGTCCGCGCTCGCCGCCCTCCTCATCGCGCTCGTCACCACGTCGGCCGCCACGCTCCCGCTGCCGCGCCGTCGACGGCGGCCGGCGGCTCCCGCCCCCGGCCCCGCCCCGGCGTGGGGACGCCGTGCCCGGACCGCGGTGGCGCTGCTGTGCGCGGTGGCGCTCGCCGGCACCGCGACGCAGGGTGCGGTGGGGAGGTACCGGCTCGGATTCACGACCAACGAGCTCACCACCCAGCGCAGGCTGGTGCAGTACTGGGGCCTCCCGGAACCACACCTGTCGGACGCCGTCCGGGTGCGGCAGATCCGGGCCTGGTACCGGCTCAGCGGGGACGAACTCATCAACCTCGCGGTGTCGTACGACCGGCAGCTGAGCGTCGTCATCCGGGCGGCGGAGGCCACCGGGGAACCCTGGCCCGCGTTGAACCGGACGGTTCTGCCGGTCTGCACCAGCTGGGGGAGGGCCGCCTGGTTCGAGACGGTCTGGTTCCGGATACCGGCCGATCCGCTCCTGCGAGCCGACTGGCACCGGATGGTCGTCTGGGCGGACACCGGCAACCGGGGCTGCACGCAAGCCCTGGCAGCGCACGACAACAACGCGCTGCGAAAGGCCCTGCTCGGCCTGCGTTCCGCCGCCCGCTGCGCGGAGAGCGTCAACACCGGGATCGACAGGGTCCTGCGGGCGGGCGGCTACCCGGGCACCTCCCGGCGGGCCGCCACCGGCCGCACGGTCGTCTGCGACCACCCCCCTGCGGCCGAGCCCTGA